A genomic segment from Salvia splendens isolate huo1 chromosome 13, SspV2, whole genome shotgun sequence encodes:
- the LOC121763027 gene encoding xyloglucan endotransglucosylase/hydrolase protein 3-like yields MHFTKMKLACFVAVVYAFGLVVDGASIDIAFDDIYEVVWGGDHVNFLNERRDAQLWMDPAYGAGFGSKLNYGSGFIHMRIKLPDKDSAGVVTAFYLTSNSSKHDELDFEFLGNREGKPITLQTNVFAHGVGNREQRTLLWFDPTAEFHTYKILWNLYQIVFYVDEIPIRVYRNKMDIGVPYPNQPMTVQVSLWNGEDWATDGGQTKTNWSNSPFIAHFQGFHFGACPLPKTAVDVEPCYQDLSNYWWNRSKYWQLSGKEQRQFNEVRQKYLNYDYCDDTSRHPTPPPECQFNK; encoded by the exons ATGCATTTTACAAAAATGAAATTGGCTTGTTTTGTTGCAGTTGTTTACGCGTTTGGATTAGTTGTAGACGGTGCATCCATTGATATAGCATTCGATGATATATACGAAGTTGTTTGGGGAGGCGATCATGTTAACTTCCTCAACGAACGAAGAGATGCTCAGCTCTGGATGGACCCTGCTTATG GAGCTGGTTTCGGATCGAAGCTCAACTACGGATCAGGATTCATTCACATGAGAATCAAGCTGCCTGATAAGGACTCTGCAGGAGTTGTTACAGCATTTTAT CTAACTTCAAACTCAAGTAAGCATGATGAGTTAGATTTTGAATTCTTGGGAAATAGAGAAGGTAAACCAATCACATTGCAAACAAATGTGTTTGCACATGGGGTTGGAAATAGAGAACAAAGGACTTTGTTGTGGTTTGATCCCACTGCTGAATTCCACACCTACAAAATCCTATGGAACCTTTACCAAATAGT attCTACGTGGACGAGATTCCGATTAGGGTGTACAGAAACAAGATGGACATTGGGGTCCCGTACCCGAACCAGCCAATGACCGTGCAGGTCAGCTTGTGGAATGGAGAGGATTGGGCAACAGATGGAGGGCAAACTAAGACCAATTGGTCTAATTCACCTTTCATTGCCCATTTTCAAGGTTTTCATTTTGGTGCATGCCCATTGCCTAAAACTGCAGTAGATGTTGAGCCTTGCTATCAAGATCTTTCAAACTACTGGTGGAACCGTAGCAAATATTGGCAGTTGAGTGGGAAAGAGCAGAGACAATTCAATGAAGTGAGACAAAAGTATTTGAATTATGACTATTGTGATGACACAAGCAGGCATCCTACTCCTCCCCCCGAGTGCcaattcaataaatag
- the LOC121763031 gene encoding RPM1-interacting protein 4-like — protein MARSNVPKFGNWENDDNVPYTVYFEKARKNKGGKIINPNDPMENPDMFPDAEAPPPANPRSLPRPQPDEANGRGAAGVRPQRRVSKEEDVDSHNSSENPGTRAPTESSYAGRGQRAARPARASAGSEQSFDRSPLHPHHQAKLAGGRGSGSPAWEGKSHDSSHGTPGRSKLRPTSRGDESPDKGAAVPRFGEWDENDPQSAENFTHIFNKVREERNTGAGNVSGTPRHNTYGTPGRQKDQPKKCCCGWW, from the exons ATGGCT CGCTCGAATGTGCCAAAATTTGGCAACTGGGAAAACGACGACAACGTTCCCTACACCGTATACTTCGAAAAGGCAAGGAAAAACAAAggtgggaaaattataaatccgAACGATCCCATGGAAAATCCGGACATGTTCCCAGACGCTGAAGCTCCGCCTCCAGCAAACCCCCGGTCCCTGCCCCGGCCCCAGCCAGACGAGGCTAACGGGAGGGGAGCAGCTGGGGTGAGGCCCCAACGTAGAGTGAGCAAAGAGGAAGACGTTGATTCGCACAACTCTAGTGAAAATCCAGGTACAAGGGCTCCAACTGAGTCGAGCTATGCTGGGCGTGGCCAGAGGGCTGCACGCCCTGCCAGAGCCAGTGCAGGATCCGAGCAGAGCTTCGACCGCTCACCTCTTCACCCCCATCATCAGGCGAAGCTTGCGGGAGGACGAGGCAGCGGGTCGCCCGCTTGGGAAGGGAAGAGCCATGATAGTAGCCATGGCACCCCGGGGAGATCCAAGCTGAGGCCAACTAGTCGAGGCGACGAGAGT CCCGATAAAGGTGCAGCCGTGCCAAGATTTGGCGAGTGGGATGAAAACGACCCCCAGTCAGCTGAAAACTTCACGCACATTTTCAACAAAGTGCGTGAAGAGAGGAACACCGGAGCCGGGAACGTCTCTGGGACTCCCAGGCATAACACTTACGGCACGCCTGGGAGACAGAAGGACCAACCTAAG AAATGTTGCTGCGGGTGGTGGTAG
- the LOC121763016 gene encoding oleoyl-acyl carrier protein thioesterase 2, chloroplastic-like — MLLRGGAFSACNGKCCFPGVIRLPRPASLHVASVSTKSKAPEPSCPPSLADRLRLGSLNEDGLSYKEKFIVRCYEVGINKTATVETIANLLQEVGCNHAQYVGFSTDGFATTLSMRKYHLIWVTARMHIEIYKYPAWSDVVEIETWCQSEGRIGTRRDWILKDYSTGEVIGRATSKWVMMNQDTRRLQKVTDEVRDEYLVYCPKTLRLAFPEENNASLKKIAKLDDPADHSKVGLVPRRADLDMNQHVNNVTYIGWVLESMPQEIIDSHELKTITLDYRRECQQDDVVDSLTSSEPAIGDMVSGLRGTNGTPVAAARDENDCLQFLHLLRLSNNGSEINRGRTEWRKKPAKR, encoded by the exons ATGTTGCTGAGGGGAGGGGCCTTTTCGGCATGCAACGGCAAATGCTGTTTTCCCGGCGTCATTCGGCTGCCGCGGCCGGCCTCGCTGCATGTGGCGTCGGTGTCGACGAAGAGCAAGGCGCCGGAGCCGAGCTGCCCCCCGAGCCTCGCCGACCGGCTGCGGCTCGGCAGCTTGAATGAAGACGGCTTGTCGTATAAGGAGAAGTTCATTGTGCGATGCTATGAGGTGGGGATTAACAAAACCGCCACCGTTGAAACCATAGCCAATCTCTTGCAG GAGGTGGGTTGCAACCATGCTCAATATGTTGGGTTCTCGACTGATGGATTTGCAACTACGCTTTCCATGAGAAAATATCATCTCATATGGGTGACTGCTCGAATGCACATCGAGATCTACAAATACCCTGCCTG GAGTGATGTGGTTGAGATCGAGACATGGTGCCAAAGCGAGGGAAGGATAGGCACAAGACGTGATTGGATTCTCAAGGATTATTCTACTGGTGAAGTCATTGGACGGGCGACTAG CAAGTGGGTGATGATGAACCAAGATACGAGGCGGCTGCAGAAAGTCACTGATGAAGTGCGTGATGAATATCTAGTTTATTGCCCCAAAACGCTTAG ACTAGCTTTTCCAGAAGAGAATAATGCTAGCTTGAAGAAAATAGCTAAACTTGATGACCCTGCTGATCATTCCAAAGTCGGGCTTGTG CCTAGACGAGCTGATTTGGACATGAACCAGCATGTAAACAATGTCACCTACATTGGATGGGTTCTTGAG AGCATGCCTCAAGAGATCATCGACAGTCACGAGCTGAAGACTATAACGTTGGATTACAGGCGTGAATGCCAGCAAGATGATGTAGTTGACTCGCTGACGAGCTCTGAGCCGGCCATAGGCGACATGGTCTCAGGTCTTCGCGGAACTAACGGCACTCCGGTTGCTGCTGCAAGAGACGAGAACGACTGCCTTCAGTTTCTGCATCTCCTGAGATTATCGAACAACGGCTCTGAGATCAACCGGGGTCGCACCGAGTGGAGGAAGAAACCCGCAAAAAGATGA